Proteins co-encoded in one Syngnathoides biaculeatus isolate LvHL_M chromosome 22, ASM1980259v1, whole genome shotgun sequence genomic window:
- the ngfrb gene encoding nerve growth factor receptor b, with the protein MGRTNGMNMIFMTILLGLAGASAKEEQCPSGQYTTDGNCCKQCQPGEGVVKPCGATQTVCAPCLDSETFSENFSHTERCQPCTKCTGLFRMETPCTDATDATCVCNYGFYLNSLSQLCEPCTKCPVGQGMLLSCESDHDTVCEECGGDTYSDQESSREPCIPCTTCDEGEELQLQACTSVTDTVCQVQYPSVSPTPFTAFSMPTYDDFPIDGPPSDGPTDSSAATTVEGDSHERIYQSLNDKLIPISCSILAAAMVGLVAFVIFKKWNSCKKNKQQANNGTSNQNQTPSPEGEKLHSDSGISVDSQSLQEQLGQNQTHTAVTMDEDPCLLLPLHTRDKVEQLLFNGGEGGDCNMEDDWCNLAGLLGYEEERIAAFRRDEHPVRALLSDWASKDCASVDALCTALRKINRDDVAQSLALSPAAPKPTATSVV; encoded by the exons GCGGGCGCCTCGGCCAAGGAGGAGCAGTGCCCGTCGGGGCAGTACACCACCGACGGAAACTGCTGCAAACAGTGTCAACCCGGCGAGGGCGTCGTCAAGCCGTGCGGAGCCACGCAGACTGTGTGCGCGCCCTGCCTGGACA GCGAAACCTTCTCGGAAAACTTCAGCCACACGGAGCGATGCCAGCCCTGCACCAAATGCACGGGGCTCTTTCGCATGGAGACGCCATGCACGGACGCCACCGACGCCACCTGTGTGTGCAACTACGGCTTCTACCTTAATAGCCTGTCGCAGCTGTGCGAGCCGTGCACAAAGTGCCCCGTGGGCCAGGGCATGCTGCTCAGCTGCGAGTCCGACCACGACACCGTGTGCGAGGAGTGCGGCGGGGACACGTACTCGGACCAGGAGAGCTCGCGGGAGCCCTGCATCCCCTGCACCACCTGCGACGAGGGCGAGGAGCTGCAGCTGCAGGCCTGCACCTCTGTCACCGACACCGTTTGTCAAG TGCAATACCCCTCCGTGTCGCCCACGCCCTTCACCGCCTTCTCCATGCCCACCTACGACGACTTTCCCATCGACGGCCCCCCGTCCGACGGCCCGACCGACAGCAGCGCCGCCACCACCGTTGAAGGCGACTCCCACGAGCGAATCTACCAGAGCCTGAACGACAAACTCATACccatctcctgctccattctggCGGCCGCCATGGTCGGACTCGTGGCCTTCGTCATCTTCAAAAA GTGGAACAGCTGCAAGAAGAACAAGCAGCAGGCCAACAACGGCACGTCCAACCAGAACCAGACGCCGTCGCCCGAGGGCGAGAAGCTGCACAGCGACAGCGGCATCTCGGTGGACAGCCAGAGTCTGCAGGAGCAGCTGGGCCAGAACCAAACACATACAG CGGTCACGATGGATGAGGACCCCTGCCTGCTGCTGCCCCTGCACACCCGAGACAAGGTCGAGCAGCTGCTGTTCAACGGCGGCGAAGGGGGCGACTGCAACATGGAGGACGACTGGTGCAACCTGGCGGGCCTGCTGGGCTACGAGGAGGAGCGCATCGCCGCCTTCCGCCGGGACGAGCACCCGGTGCGCGCTCTCCTCTCCGACTGGGCCAGCAAGGACTGCGCCAGCGTGGACGCATTGTGCACGGCGCTGCGCAAGATCAACCGCGACGACGTCGCCCAGAGCTTGGCGCTCAGTCCCGCCGCCCCCAAGCCCACCGCCACCTCGGTGGTGTAG